One segment of Trichlorobacter ammonificans DNA contains the following:
- a CDS encoding DUF4177 domain-containing protein: protein MLQYKVVELSNVTEEAIEEALNEWTAKGWRFDGMQFAMRESSRRPAMAFLLFIREEPAEIS from the coding sequence ATGCTGCAGTACAAGGTTGTCGAGCTGTCCAATGTGACGGAAGAGGCCATTGAAGAGGCGTTGAACGAGTGGACCGCCAAAGGCTGGCGGTTCGACGGCATGCAGTTCGCCATGCGGGAGAGCAGCCGGCGGCCGGCCATGGCGTTTCTGCTCTTTATCCGGGAGGAGCCGGCGGAAATATCCTGA
- the panB gene encoding 3-methyl-2-oxobutanoate hydroxymethyltransferase, whose amino-acid sequence MKKNVTIPELLQMKREGHRIAVLTAYDYPTARLLDGAGVDVLLVGDSVGVVVAGHENTLPVTMEELLYHVKAVVRAKPKALVVADMPFMSCQAGEAEALKNCGRMLQEGGAQAVKIEGGVNMAPIIRSVTGMDIPVMGHVGLTPQSVHRMGGYRVQGRKDQAERIVEDALAVQEAGAFAVVLEGIPAKLAARITDMLEIPTIGIGAGPYCSGQVLVIHDILGLCEKYSPKFVKRYADLSPLITEAARQYVSDVKDGIFPTEEHSFT is encoded by the coding sequence ATGAAAAAGAACGTCACCATACCCGAACTGTTGCAGATGAAGCGGGAAGGACACAGAATCGCCGTCCTGACCGCCTACGACTACCCCACGGCCCGCCTGCTGGACGGTGCCGGGGTCGATGTCCTGCTGGTGGGGGATTCCGTCGGTGTGGTGGTTGCCGGCCACGAGAATACGCTGCCGGTCACCATGGAGGAGCTGCTCTACCATGTGAAGGCGGTGGTCCGCGCCAAGCCCAAGGCGCTGGTGGTGGCCGACATGCCGTTTATGTCCTGCCAGGCCGGTGAAGCCGAAGCCTTGAAGAACTGCGGCCGGATGCTACAGGAAGGGGGCGCCCAGGCGGTCAAGATCGAAGGTGGCGTGAACATGGCACCGATCATCCGCTCCGTGACCGGGATGGACATTCCGGTGATGGGGCATGTGGGGCTGACCCCCCAGTCGGTGCACCGCATGGGGGGCTACCGGGTGCAGGGGCGCAAGGACCAGGCGGAGCGGATCGTCGAGGATGCCCTGGCGGTGCAGGAGGCCGGTGCCTTTGCCGTGGTGCTGGAGGGAATTCCGGCAAAACTGGCGGCCCGCATTACCGACATGCTGGAGATTCCCACCATCGGCATCGGTGCCGGTCCCTACTGCTCCGGCCAAGTGCTGGTGATCCACGACATTCTCGGCCTGTGCGAGAAATATTCCCCCAAGTTTGTCAAGCGCTATGCCGACCTCTCACCGCTCATCACCGAAGCGGCACGACAGTATGTGTCAGACGTGAAAGATGGTATCTTCCCCACCGAGGAGCACTCGTTCACATGA
- the crcB gene encoding fluoride efflux transporter CrcB gives MRTAVTIALFCAGGGLARYYLSGWIYSLAGREFPWGTLAVNVIGAFCIGVVMELGMRGTLLPETLRVGIAVGFLGGLTTFSTFSYETFTLLRDGQFLAAFANVLVSVLICLLCTWLGIVTVRSLT, from the coding sequence ATGAGAACCGCCGTTACCATAGCTCTGTTCTGCGCCGGCGGCGGGCTGGCCCGGTACTATCTTTCCGGCTGGATCTACAGCCTGGCGGGGCGGGAGTTCCCCTGGGGGACGCTGGCGGTGAACGTGATCGGCGCCTTCTGTATCGGCGTGGTCATGGAGTTGGGAATGCGCGGCACCCTGCTGCCCGAAACGTTGCGGGTCGGGATCGCGGTCGGCTTTCTGGGCGGCTTGACCACCTTTTCCACCTTCAGCTACGAAACCTTCACCCTGCTGCGGGACGGGCAGTTTCTGGCGGCCTTCGCCAATGTGCTGGTCAGCGTGCTGATCTGTCTCCTCTGCACCTGGCTCGGTATCGTAACGGTGCGGTCGCTCACCTGA
- a CDS encoding DUF190 domain-containing protein, with translation MTKLIGEQQLMRIFIGEGDRHGQRPLYEALVELLRCEGVAGVTVVRGICGFGANRIFHTQKLLDLSADLPIIVEAVDSPEAISAVMPQIDAMMSGGMITLEKATVIRYSHKKP, from the coding sequence ATGACAAAACTGATCGGCGAGCAGCAGTTGATGCGGATTTTCATCGGCGAGGGGGATCGCCACGGTCAGCGGCCGCTCTACGAGGCGCTGGTGGAACTGCTGCGGTGCGAAGGAGTTGCCGGCGTCACCGTGGTGCGGGGGATTTGCGGTTTCGGTGCCAATCGGATTTTTCACACTCAAAAGCTGCTGGATCTCTCCGCCGACCTGCCGATTATCGTCGAGGCGGTGGACAGTCCGGAGGCGATCAGCGCCGTCATGCCGCAGATCGATGCCATGATGAGCGGCGGCATGATCACCCTGGAGAAGGCCACGGTCATCCGTTACAGCCACAAGAAGCCATGA
- a CDS encoding phage integrase central domain-containing protein has translation MPLEEVKAPDPLKALQRVEARGLLETAHRVKTIIAQVLRHAIVHGRRADRDCTADVKGAIRAALSKVMLAGKGLNVIFS, from the coding sequence ATGCCCCTTGAAGAGGTGAAGGCGCCGGACCCGCTCAAGGCGCTGCAACGAGTCGAGGCGAGAGGATTGCTTGAAACCGCCCACCGTGTCAAGACCATCATCGCTCAGGTACTGCGCCATGCCATCGTCCACGGACGACGGGCGGATCGTGACTGCACGGCAGACGTGAAAGGCGCGATCCGTGCCGCATTGAGCAAGGTGATGCTTGCAGGAAAGGGGCTCAACGTCATATTCTCTTGA
- the panC gene encoding pantoate--beta-alanine ligase, giving the protein MKLIHDVQEMQQTALALRRQGKRISFVPTMGFLHEGHASLLREGRRQGDVLVLSIFVNPTQFGPTEDLDRYPRNLAGDCALAEACGTDIVFAPTAAAMYPPGFQTTVSLGPLTAPLCGASRPGHFNGVAVVVTKLFGIVQPDIALFGKKDFQQLAVIRRMTADLNLPVEIIGMPIVREPDGLAMSSRNSYLSPEERQQALCLYRALLAVRELFERGETSAELLLTAARAQIGATSAAVIDYLELRDGITLEPVAQAINGTLLALAVKIGSTRLIDNTVLGEEL; this is encoded by the coding sequence ATGAAGTTGATCCATGACGTGCAGGAGATGCAGCAGACCGCCCTGGCGCTCAGACGACAGGGGAAGCGTATCTCCTTCGTTCCTACCATGGGTTTTCTGCACGAGGGACACGCCTCGCTGTTGCGGGAAGGACGGCGGCAGGGGGATGTTCTGGTGCTCTCCATCTTCGTCAACCCGACCCAGTTCGGCCCCACCGAGGACCTTGACCGCTACCCCCGCAACCTGGCTGGAGACTGCGCCTTGGCCGAAGCCTGCGGCACGGACATCGTCTTTGCACCAACGGCCGCAGCGATGTACCCGCCCGGCTTCCAGACCACGGTCTCTCTAGGGCCGCTCACCGCCCCCCTCTGCGGGGCCAGTCGCCCCGGCCATTTCAACGGTGTGGCGGTGGTGGTGACCAAGCTCTTCGGCATCGTGCAGCCGGATATCGCCTTGTTCGGTAAGAAGGATTTCCAGCAGCTTGCCGTCATCCGGCGGATGACGGCCGACCTGAACCTGCCGGTGGAGATCATCGGCATGCCGATTGTCCGGGAACCGGACGGCCTGGCTATGTCGTCGCGCAACAGCTACCTGTCGCCGGAAGAACGGCAGCAGGCCCTCTGCCTCTACCGGGCACTGCTGGCGGTGCGCGAGCTGTTCGAGCGGGGAGAAACTTCGGCGGAGCTGCTGCTGACGGCGGCCCGTGCGCAGATCGGGGCGACTTCCGCTGCGGTGATCGACTACCTCGAACTGCGGGACGGCATCACCCTGGAGCCGGTTGCGCAGGCCATCAACGGCACCCTGCTGGCCCTGGCGGTGAAGATCGGCTCCACCCGTCTCATCGACAACACCGTGCTGGGAGAGGAGCTCTGA